A stretch of the Roseisolibacter agri genome encodes the following:
- a CDS encoding copper resistance CopC/CopD family protein, translating to MHTQSLSTPARGPARAPATLLLALLLALVAPAVAYAHGGLRRAVPASNARLSAAPRELRLTFTERVELSVSRVALAGPGGATVALAPLATVSDSANIVVAAIRGGLVPGAYTVTWQIAGRDGHPVRGRYTFAILPGATGLADAGAGPVGPTEGQRDTAAGAQAAPAAPGAGEAGVTVSAPGQAPGQAPGQAPGQAPGQAPGQAPGQAPGQAPGQAPGQAPGQAPPAAPQPVPPLPEAGAFDAESPAYVVVRWVTYAALLVVLGVAAFRTVVIGFLRRPPARSDAASTAASATASAVAPVLVPEFTPAAERRAASLGFQGAVALLAAALVRLGAQSVAMNGTADALDLARLGATLRHTVWGWGWLLQVAGAVVAALAFARARRAGGGAAPRAEGGPWAAATLAAVVLAFTPALSGHASAAPRLTPLAIVGDGLHVLGAGGWLGSLLVVLAAGVPAALALGPERRGAAVAALVHAFSPAALAFAGVVAVTGLFATWLHVGRLPALWGTWYGQLLLLKLAALSLVAGTGAYNWLRVRPALGDDAGTARIRRSATAELAVGVLVLLATAALVATPTPMDDAMAGGDSASGAPVEHAAAVGNR from the coding sequence ATGCACACTCAGTCCTTGTCCACACCGGCGCGCGGGCCGGCCCGCGCGCCGGCCACCCTTCTCCTGGCGTTGCTGCTCGCCCTGGTGGCGCCGGCCGTGGCCTACGCGCACGGCGGACTCCGCCGCGCCGTCCCGGCCAGCAACGCGCGGCTCTCGGCGGCACCGCGCGAGCTACGTCTGACGTTCACGGAGCGCGTGGAGCTGTCGGTCAGCCGGGTCGCGCTTGCGGGACCAGGCGGGGCGACCGTCGCGCTGGCGCCGCTCGCGACCGTCTCCGACTCCGCAAACATCGTGGTGGCCGCGATCCGCGGCGGGCTCGTGCCCGGCGCGTACACCGTCACCTGGCAGATCGCCGGCCGGGACGGGCACCCGGTGCGGGGCCGCTACACGTTCGCGATCCTTCCGGGGGCAACGGGTCTCGCCGATGCCGGGGCGGGGCCGGTTGGGCCGACGGAGGGGCAGCGTGACACGGCGGCAGGCGCGCAGGCTGCGCCGGCGGCACCCGGCGCGGGCGAAGCCGGCGTGACGGTCAGCGCGCCGGGACAGGCGCCGGGACAGGCGCCGGGACAGGCGCCGGGACAGGCGCCGGGACAGGCGCCGGGACAGGCGCCGGGACAGGCGCCGGGACAGGCGCCGGGACAGGCGCCGGGACAGGCGCCGGGACAGGCGCCGCCCGCCGCGCCCCAGCCGGTTCCGCCGCTCCCTGAGGCGGGCGCCTTCGACGCCGAGTCGCCGGCATACGTGGTGGTCCGCTGGGTCACCTACGCCGCGCTCCTGGTGGTCCTCGGAGTGGCGGCGTTCCGGACCGTCGTCATCGGATTCCTGCGGCGCCCGCCCGCGCGGTCCGACGCCGCCTCGACCGCCGCCTCGGCCACCGCCTCGGCGGTCGCGCCCGTGCTGGTACCGGAGTTCACACCGGCGGCAGAACGTCGGGCGGCCTCGCTCGGTTTCCAGGGAGCGGTCGCGCTCCTCGCGGCGGCGCTCGTGCGGCTCGGGGCGCAGTCCGTGGCGATGAACGGGACCGCCGACGCGCTGGACCTCGCGCGGCTCGGCGCCACCCTCCGCCACACGGTGTGGGGATGGGGCTGGCTGCTCCAGGTCGCGGGCGCCGTCGTGGCGGCGCTCGCCTTCGCGCGCGCGCGGCGCGCGGGCGGCGGTGCGGCCCCACGCGCCGAAGGCGGCCCGTGGGCGGCCGCGACGCTTGCGGCCGTGGTGCTCGCGTTCACGCCGGCCCTCTCGGGGCATGCGTCGGCCGCGCCGCGGCTCACCCCCCTCGCCATCGTCGGCGACGGCCTGCACGTGCTGGGGGCCGGCGGCTGGTTGGGGAGCCTCCTCGTGGTGCTCGCGGCCGGCGTGCCGGCGGCGCTCGCGCTCGGCCCCGAGCGGCGCGGCGCCGCTGTGGCGGCGCTGGTGCACGCGTTCTCGCCGGCTGCGCTGGCGTTCGCCGGCGTGGTCGCCGTGACCGGCCTGTTCGCCACCTGGCTCCACGTCGGTCGTCTGCCCGCGTTGTGGGGCACCTGGTACGGGCAGCTGCTGCTGCTCAAGCTCGCCGCGCTGTCGCTCGTCGCGGGGACGGGCGCCTACAACTGGCTCCGGGTGCGGCCGGCCCTCGGGGACGACGCCGGCACGGCGCGGATCCGCCGGTCCGCGACCGCGGAGCTCGCGGTCGGGGTGCTCGTCCTGCTGGCGACCGCGGCGCTCGTAGCGACGCCCACGCCGATGGACGACGCGATGGCGGGCGGTGATAGCGCATCCGGCGCGCCGGTCGAGCACGCGGCCGCGGTGGGCAACCGCTGA
- a CDS encoding copper resistance protein B: MSGLAGTRTGGCALRGATRQVRRRRAWAAAAALLFAAMAARPAGAQGTPASPSTPAPPGTEPPTRITGDTTGGRSGRVTGQSHGQGTGPAHGMMMDRTRRVFLLTEVLEIASGESALPITLDGTGWIGGDYHRVFLNVDAEQPTRGGREIDLRGDVNYGRLVSPFWSALVGVRVESRRGEVGPLRTRGLLHFGMEGLAPGWFTLEPSLYVSPTGQVSARIAGTTDFLLTQRLIVQPRAELHAVVQRVPEFLYAPGLTDAELGVRLRYEFRRDFAPYVGLSWFRRTGGSAGLARAAGESDRTAGLVAGVRVWR, from the coding sequence ATGAGCGGCCTGGCTGGTACGCGCACGGGCGGCTGCGCACTGCGCGGCGCGACACGTCAGGTGAGGCGGCGGCGCGCGTGGGCGGCGGCGGCGGCCCTGCTCTTCGCCGCCATGGCCGCGCGGCCGGCGGGCGCGCAGGGCACGCCTGCATCGCCCAGCACGCCGGCGCCGCCTGGGACGGAGCCGCCGACCCGCATCACGGGCGACACCACGGGCGGGCGGTCGGGTCGGGTGACCGGACAGTCGCACGGACAGGGCACGGGACCGGCGCACGGGATGATGATGGACCGCACGCGCCGCGTCTTCCTGCTGACCGAAGTGCTCGAGATCGCCTCGGGCGAGTCAGCCCTGCCGATCACGCTCGACGGCACGGGTTGGATCGGCGGCGACTACCACCGCGTCTTCCTCAACGTCGACGCCGAGCAGCCGACGCGTGGCGGGCGGGAGATCGACCTGCGCGGCGACGTGAACTACGGTCGGCTTGTCTCGCCGTTCTGGAGTGCGCTCGTCGGCGTGCGCGTGGAGAGCCGGCGTGGCGAGGTCGGCCCGCTGCGCACGCGGGGGCTGCTGCACTTTGGGATGGAGGGTCTCGCACCGGGGTGGTTCACGCTCGAACCCTCGCTGTACGTGAGCCCGACAGGACAGGTCTCGGCGCGCATCGCGGGGACCACCGATTTCCTGCTGACGCAGCGGCTCATCGTGCAGCCGCGCGCCGAGCTGCACGCGGTCGTCCAGCGCGTGCCAGAGTTCTTGTACGCTCCTGGCCTCACCGACGCGGAGCTCGGGGTGCGCCTGCGCTACGAGTTCCGGCGTGATTTCGCGCCCTACGTGGGGCTCTCCTGGTTCCGGCGCACGGGCGGGTCGGCAGGCCTGGCGCGGGCCGCGGGCGAGTCGGACCGCACGGCAGGTCTGGTGGCGGGCGTTCGCGTCTGGCGCTGA
- a CDS encoding copper resistance system multicopper oxidase translates to MSRHTHVHGVPESGALATTPVSRRHFLHAAGAMGALAAVNRLTPAYAQVSAGHGPAPTARASLAPAARAASVDLRVAETAITVDGRRATAVAMNDTVPGPLLRFREGDEAIIRVTNALREDTSIHWHGIILPNPMDGVPGVNFAGIPAGTTFTYRFPLKQYGTYWYHSHSGLQEQVGHYGPLVIDPAEPEPFAYDREYVVMLSDWMFEDPYRVLDRLKKQATYSNFQRRTAADFFRDVDRMGWRDAIRERWMWAQMRMSPTDISDITAPVYTYLCNGLPPAANWTGLFRPGERVRLRFINAGAGTYFDVRIPGLPMTVVAVSGQYVQPVTVDEFRVEIAQTYDVIVEPNAAAAFTIFAESMDRSGFARGTLAPQAGMAGPIPRRRPRPELTMMDMGMAMGGHAGMSGMSGMSGRSMGAPSSAGGGHAGHGAPTPAPAPSPATGHAGHGGMPATGQPTGQPTGQPTGQPTGQQSSGQPAGAMAGHDMAGMSGMGGMAMGGMAEPRPWEPGTRLYDGSIERKTGLRPLGTLPDPMLHGPDDHDTAMTKPAEVTGSRLAEPGPGLGEDGWRVLVYTDLRALTPHPESRRQPVREIELHLTGNMERYMWSINGVKFSDAPDALRLTQGEPVRFTMVNDTMMAHPMHLHGMWMLLENGNGELCPRLHTVNVKPADRVSFVTVPNDLGPWAFHCHVLYHMEMGMFRVFDVVPPTGGAPVTAQEAR, encoded by the coding sequence ATGTCCCGCCACACACACGTGCACGGCGTACCCGAGAGCGGCGCGCTGGCGACCACGCCGGTCTCGCGCCGGCACTTTCTGCACGCCGCCGGGGCGATGGGCGCCCTCGCCGCCGTGAACCGGCTCACGCCCGCGTACGCGCAGGTGTCAGCAGGCCACGGCCCGGCGCCGACGGCGCGCGCGAGCCTCGCGCCGGCCGCTCGCGCCGCGAGCGTCGACCTGCGCGTGGCGGAGACCGCGATCACGGTCGACGGGCGCCGCGCGACCGCGGTCGCGATGAACGACACCGTGCCGGGGCCGCTGCTGCGGTTTCGTGAGGGCGACGAGGCCATCATCCGCGTCACGAACGCCCTGCGCGAGGACACGTCCATCCACTGGCACGGGATCATCCTCCCGAACCCGATGGACGGCGTGCCGGGGGTCAACTTCGCGGGCATCCCGGCAGGCACGACGTTCACCTACCGCTTCCCCCTGAAGCAGTACGGCACCTACTGGTACCACAGCCACTCGGGGCTCCAGGAGCAGGTGGGCCACTACGGACCGCTGGTCATCGACCCGGCCGAGCCGGAGCCGTTCGCGTACGACCGCGAGTACGTCGTCATGCTCTCCGACTGGATGTTCGAGGACCCGTACCGTGTGCTCGACCGGCTGAAGAAGCAGGCGACGTACTCGAACTTCCAGCGGCGCACGGCTGCAGACTTCTTCCGTGATGTCGACCGCATGGGATGGCGCGACGCGATCCGCGAGCGCTGGATGTGGGCACAGATGCGCATGAGCCCGACCGACATCTCGGACATCACCGCGCCGGTCTACACGTACCTGTGCAACGGGCTCCCGCCGGCGGCGAACTGGACCGGGCTCTTCCGTCCGGGTGAGCGCGTGCGGCTCCGCTTCATCAATGCGGGCGCCGGCACGTACTTCGACGTGCGCATCCCGGGCCTCCCGATGACGGTCGTCGCCGTGAGCGGGCAGTACGTGCAGCCGGTGACGGTCGACGAGTTCCGCGTGGAGATCGCACAGACCTACGACGTGATCGTGGAGCCGAACGCTGCCGCCGCCTTCACGATCTTCGCCGAGTCGATGGACCGGAGCGGCTTTGCGCGCGGAACCCTCGCGCCGCAGGCCGGCATGGCGGGCCCGATCCCGCGCCGGCGGCCGCGGCCCGAGCTGACCATGATGGACATGGGCATGGCGATGGGCGGCCACGCCGGGATGAGCGGGATGAGCGGGATGAGCGGCCGAAGCATGGGAGCGCCATCCAGCGCGGGCGGCGGCCACGCTGGGCATGGCGCACCGACGCCGGCGCCCGCTCCTTCGCCAGCCACCGGGCACGCCGGCCACGGCGGCATGCCGGCGACGGGACAGCCCACAGGGCAGCCCACAGGGCAGCCCACAGGGCAGCCCACAGGGCAGCAGTCGAGCGGACAGCCCGCCGGCGCGATGGCCGGCCACGACATGGCCGGCATGAGCGGGATGGGGGGAATGGCCATGGGGGGCATGGCCGAGCCACGCCCGTGGGAGCCCGGCACGCGCCTGTACGACGGCAGCATCGAGCGGAAGACGGGGCTCCGCCCGCTCGGCACGCTCCCGGATCCGATGCTCCACGGCCCGGACGACCACGACACCGCCATGACCAAGCCGGCCGAGGTCACCGGGAGTCGGCTCGCCGAGCCCGGGCCCGGGCTCGGCGAGGATGGCTGGCGTGTGCTCGTCTACACGGACCTACGCGCCCTCACGCCACACCCCGAGTCGCGGCGCCAGCCGGTGCGCGAGATCGAGCTGCACCTGACGGGCAACATGGAGCGGTACATGTGGTCCATCAACGGCGTCAAGTTCTCCGACGCGCCGGACGCGCTGCGGCTCACGCAGGGGGAGCCCGTGCGCTTCACGATGGTCAACGACACGATGATGGCGCACCCGATGCACCTCCACGGCATGTGGATGCTGCTCGAGAACGGGAACGGCGAGCTATGTCCGCGGCTGCACACGGTGAACGTCAAGCCCGCAGACCGCGTGTCGTTCGTGACGGTCCCGAACGACCTGGGGCCGTGGGCCTTCCACTGTCACGTGCTGTATCACATGGAGATGGGGATGTTCCGCGTCTTCGACGTCGTGCCGCCAACGGGTGGCGCGCCGGTCACCGCGCAGGAGGCCCGATGA
- a CDS encoding M48 family metalloprotease — translation MKPPRRSPAPPPAAAPGASAPSYLRASTRARENRQRRVLLLGMATAVLLALAPVVGRHVIGAAHQPLTGIDHIGALCLVALHVLLTPVHEALHVLLAGGFAYAVWDRARAWRRARRALTPLDGVVPARGDAFWEAAARGGLDPARLRVVAGLPSPAFTAGWLSPVVYVARELVEDGPRRLPPEELAAVIAHERAHVVRRDPLRFSLLRATAKTLFWIPGLRGLADDVADEAEIRADDAAAAVVGPLTLASALVALAAWRPPAAAFGEPMPDYTVGFAHPVRSMPTGVSRAGVPFVRHDLLDRRVRRLAGEDTTPASRVTRRSLASAAAALVVVWTSGLVDVHELPHDTAASGAVAVAHAAHCHHLRTSAISHLFCRLGATGGWITPGGSDCPHRARPGAPPPIGGA, via the coding sequence ATGAAGCCGCCGAGGCGGTCGCCCGCGCCGCCCCCGGCGGCCGCGCCGGGCGCGTCCGCGCCGTCGTACCTCCGCGCCTCGACCCGGGCGCGCGAGAACCGGCAGCGCCGCGTGCTCCTCCTTGGCATGGCGACGGCGGTGCTGCTCGCCCTGGCGCCCGTCGTCGGCCGCCACGTGATCGGCGCCGCCCACCAGCCGCTGACGGGCATCGACCACATTGGAGCGCTCTGCCTCGTGGCGTTGCACGTCCTGCTCACGCCGGTGCACGAGGCGCTACACGTCCTGCTGGCCGGCGGCTTCGCCTACGCGGTGTGGGACCGCGCACGCGCGTGGCGGCGGGCGCGGCGCGCCCTGACGCCGCTCGACGGGGTTGTGCCGGCGCGCGGCGACGCCTTCTGGGAGGCAGCCGCGCGCGGCGGGCTCGATCCGGCGAGGCTGCGGGTCGTGGCCGGGCTGCCGTCGCCGGCGTTCACCGCGGGTTGGCTGTCGCCCGTCGTCTACGTCGCGCGCGAGCTGGTCGAGGACGGGCCGCGCCGGCTGCCGCCGGAGGAACTGGCTGCGGTGATTGCGCACGAGCGCGCGCACGTGGTCCGGCGCGACCCGCTCCGGTTCTCGCTGTTGCGCGCGACGGCGAAGACGCTGTTCTGGATCCCGGGACTGCGCGGCCTCGCGGACGACGTGGCGGACGAGGCGGAGATCCGCGCCGACGACGCGGCGGCGGCCGTCGTGGGGCCGCTGACGCTCGCCTCAGCCCTCGTAGCCCTCGCGGCGTGGCGTCCGCCGGCCGCGGCCTTCGGCGAGCCGATGCCGGACTACACGGTCGGCTTCGCCCACCCGGTCCGCTCCATGCCCACAGGCGTGAGCCGGGCGGGCGTGCCGTTCGTGCGCCACGATCTGCTGGACCGCCGGGTGCGCCGCCTCGCCGGCGAGGACACGACGCCCGCGTCGCGCGTCACGCGCCGCTCGCTCGCGAGCGCGGCGGCCGCGCTGGTGGTGGTGTGGACGTCGGGCCTCGTGGATGTACACGAGCTGCCGCATGACACGGCGGCGAGCGGCGCGGTCGCTGTCGCGCACGCGGCGCACTGCCACCATCTCCGCACGTCCGCGATCTCGCACCTGTTCTGCCGGCTCGGCGCGACTGGCGGGTGGATCACCCCCGGCGGCTCCGACTGTCCGCACCGGGCGCGACCGGGCGCGCCGCCGCCCATTGGCGGCGCCTGA
- a CDS encoding BlaI/MecI/CopY family transcriptional regulator — protein sequence MITVLNKLVDKRILERRKVEDLYHYSARMSEPEFMAHASRRVVEGILSFEPEAVAASMVDVLAERDPEQLAELARLIRRRMRETGEPQGEPAPPSRARRKP from the coding sequence GTGATCACGGTGCTCAACAAGTTGGTCGACAAGCGCATCCTCGAGCGCCGCAAGGTGGAGGACCTCTACCACTATTCAGCCCGGATGTCCGAGCCCGAGTTCATGGCGCACGCGTCGCGCCGGGTCGTGGAGGGCATCCTGTCGTTCGAGCCGGAGGCGGTCGCCGCCTCGATGGTGGACGTGCTGGCCGAGCGCGACCCCGAGCAGCTCGCGGAGCTCGCGCGCCTGATCCGCCGTCGCATGCGCGAGACGGGCGAACCGCAGGGCGAGCCGGCGCCGCCGTCCCGCGCGCGGAGGAAGCCCTAG